Genomic segment of Microcebus murinus isolate Inina chromosome 14, M.murinus_Inina_mat1.0, whole genome shotgun sequence:
TTCCAACCCAAAGCTATCTAACTTCAGAACCTACGTTCTTCTCACTGCACCGTGCTGCCCTACCCTTGGGGAAggccccccagcccaggcctaCCATTGGCATAAACCAAGTCCAAAGGCAGCTGCAACCTGGGCTCAGATTGTTTTGTAGGATGCCCTGGCATGGCCTTTCccctcaggctggactcaaagcCGGGGGCAGCTGGGAACCTTCCCATTGTAGTTCATACCCTTCCCAGCCCCACCAGGACCTCTGCGAAGTCACTTGAGGGAAGGCAAGACATTTCATCTCTTTCACCGATAACCAGCTCTGGCAGAAGGACAGGGTGACCTTTCTCAGTCTCTATTCTGGGGCCAAAAACCTTTGTAGCAGAGAAATCTCCCTCCCGTCTCAAAACGTTTTGGATGACACTTAGGCCCTTTGGCTCTCAAAGTCTAGGGCAACGCtcacctcccttctccctctttgACATACAAGGCCTCCTTCAGTCTTCTCTTGAGAAGTCAATCATCTTCATTTCAGGACCATTGTTCAAAGCTTCCCCCATGAACCTTGTCCCACCCTTTAAGTGAGGTCCTTCGTGTCTCCTCTCCACATTTCTCTGACTCTACAACTCAGAAAACTGCCCCTCACCTCCATGATCCAGAGACTCATCCAGAGACACCTGGCTCCTACTCAGTTTGTGGCCCACCGAGacctataaaatttttttctataatccATCCTTGGAGCCAGCTACCTCTTCTCCACCCTGAATCTCTACTTTAACTCAGTCCTCAGAACCAAATAGCCTTATGTAGGGCTCTAAACctattaattcaacaaattggccaggcactatggctcacacctgtaatcctagcccttgggaaggccaaggcaggattgcttgaggccaggagtttgaggttgcagtgagctatgatttcacccctccactccagcctaggcagcagagcgacacccagtctcaaaaaaaattttcagtaaatgtttctaagcacctactatgtgctagacacagCACATCTTTgttccatttaattctcacagcaattcTCTGAGATAGGTGTGATTGTCCTTACTTTACCAATGAAGAACCTGAGGTTGAGAGAGGTGGAGTGACTGATTCCAAGTTCTCAGggagtttgggggtgggggtggcttgGGGAGGAAAACATCCTATCCTTTCTGGAGGCCCATGTGACTTGCTGAGTCACTTGCACCTGTCCCACCTGTTCCTGTCAATCTCTGGGAAGAAGAAATGACCCTGGAGAAACAGAGAGGAGCCACCGCAGGGGCAGAGGGGTGGGCGGGCTGGCCCATGGCTGAGACCTCGCTCCCAGAGCCTGGGGGAGATGCGGAGGCCACGCCCTGCCCCAGCATCCCCGAGCTGGAGGAGCTCCTGAGGGAGGGGAAGGCCTCCTCCAGCCGCGTGGATGAAGTCTGGCCCAACCTCTTCATAGGAGATGCGTGAGTGGGGGCAGAGGGTTGTGGGGGGGGGCACAAGGAGTTCTTGAGCTCTTTACCGGACACGGGAGTGGGTGGGAACAAGGAGACATAGTCCTGCTCTGAGCACCCCAGGCCATGGACTTTGTCCCGGAGCCCTGGGCGCCGGTCCGTGCAGTGACCAGCCGTGGCCACCAGGGGGAGCAGCGATTTTTGCCTGCCTGAAAGACGGGAGCTTCCCAGAGGTTCCTGGAGTCTTGTGGCACATCCAGGACTTCTGGCGGGTGTAGGGGACACGGGCCTGGGGAATGGTATTTGCAGGATGACGTAGGGTAGACAGAAAGCCCCTTTCTGGTCCCAGTCTCCCTCCTCTGGACACAAAGTGGGTGGAGAAGCCTGACTGAAGGTGAATCAGGGAAGGCGTCACCTTTAAGCATTTGCAGATTAGAAGCAGGTATGTGGTGGTGGCCAGGACAGTCCGGATGTGCGTGGGAGGACATAGGGCGAGAAGGGAGGGGCAGCCTGAAAGGATTGCTTCCCAGGATTGAAGCAATCCCTTCCTTCCTGGCCAAGGCAGGGGCAGAGAGCCTGAGGAAGCAAAGGTAACCCCTGCAACACCAACTCCCCCACCAGAAAGCTCTGGCGGCGGGGCTGGCGGCTGCAGACCCCAGTTGGAACTTGCTGGGTTCTGGCTCCCTTTGGACCCCAATGGCTCAGTGCCTCTGAAGCAGGCAAAGCCTCCTTCCTGGACCTCGTGCCTCAAGCAGCATCTAGCCCAATTCCTGCTCTCCCCAGGGCCACGGCAAACAACCGCTTTGAGCTTTGGAAGCTGGGCATCACCCACGTGCTGAACGCTGCCCATGGGGGCCTCTACTGTCAGGGCGGCCCTGACTTCTATGGCAGCAGTGTGAGCTACCTGGGAGTGCCAGCCCACGACCTCCCTGATTTCGACATCAGTGCCTACTTCTCCTCCGCAGCCGACTTCATCCACTGTGCCCTCAGCACACCTGGGGGTAGGACTTGGGGTCTGATCTTGTATCCCACGCTGCTCATTCATGGGAGGATGCCCCATTTCCCCTCCCGTCCCTGGTTTTTAAAATCCTCTGCTCAATGCTCCAGCATTTTATCTAACCCCAAACTGAGGCCTGGAATGCAAGGTCATGCCAGGAGGTTGGGGCAACCCTGGCACTAGAAGCCATGTCTCCCAAACAGCAAAACAGTTCTTTATCTGCAACACTCAGCCTTGGGAAACCACCATTTGGTACCTAGATGTCTGGCCCAAAGTACTTTcaactggaaaacaaaaaatcttcAGATACTCAGGGTACAGCAAAGGAGCCCCTGCTTTGTGTTCATCCTGGGAGAAAGCTGTGccccttgctgtgtgaccctgggcaagccaGTGTCCCTCTCtagacttcagtttcctcatctgtgcaatgggaaTGACAGGACTACAGCTCACATGACTTTTTAACATCCAAAGCACTTTGATGTTCTTTTGttcttcatctattcattcaccagctatttactgaacatctgctatgtgccaagcactgactTAAAGAAGGCAGGACCCCTGCTCTCTTATAAGTGGTGGAAAGACAGTTGCATTGTGAAGTATCACGAGGGTTCCCCATAGGAGTGGGTGGGCGTGAAGAGCTGTGGTAGCACAAGGCAGGGGTGCTCAAGCCAGAGGATTGGGGTGGAGGAGGACTTCCCTCTGCAACAGTGTTCACTGGGTCATATGCAAAATGATGAGCCACTCTGTGATTCAAGCAATACCTTAGTGGTCAGGAAAGCCCATGCAAGAAGCTGTGTCTCAGCCGAAGCCCGATGAGTAGCAGGAGTTAGTCAGCCTGAGCCCGGGGGAAATGTGTTGCAGGTAGTTGGACTAGCATGTGGTAAGGCTGGAGGTCGGAGACCATGACGGCTTCAAGGAACTGCAAGTTACCCCGTGTTCCGAGAGCTGAGGGTCGGGGAGGGATGGTCTGAGATGAGGCCACAAGGGTCATCAAGGGCCAGATCTTGAAGGGTCTTGTAAGCCATGTTAAGGAATGTGAATTCCATCCTGGGGGTAGGCAGAACAGCTGTTGGTCTACCCATTttcacagatcaggaaactgaggcccataaaGGCTGaatgacttgctcagggtcacagagtGAGACCAAGGCAGGGCCAGGAACTTAGGTCCCCACCACAGCCCTTGGGTGGGCTGGCGGGTGGGAAAGGGTTCTTCACAAGGATGTCTTCCTCAGCCAAGGTCCTGGTGCACTGTGTGGTGGGCGTGAGCCGCTCCGCCACGCTGGTGCTGGCCTACCTCATGCTGCGCCATCAGCTGTCCCTGCGGCAGGCGGTGATCACCGTGAGGCAGCGCCGATGGGTCTTCCCCAACCGAGGCTTCCTCCGCCAGCTCTGCCAGCTGGACCAGCAACTGCGGGGCACAGGCCGGAGCTGAGGGGCCAGGTGAGGGCTGGGCAGGACACGAGGGCACAAGGCGGTGAAGCTGGGGGTGATTGGCAGTGAGACGTCAggtgagggctgggcagggagcatAGAGGGGGAGGCCagtgggggctgggccagggacaTGGGATAGGGCTGTTCAGGGCTTGgttggcagggctgtgtgtggctgGAAGTGAGGGTGGAAGGGGGCCTGGCCCGCTCCCCAAGCTGC
This window contains:
- the DUSP13B gene encoding dual specificity protein phosphatase 13A isoform X4; the protein is MTLEKQRGATAGAEGWAGWPMAETSLPEPGGDAEATPCPSIPELEELLREGKASSSRVDEVWPNLFIGDAATANNRFELWKLGITHVLNAAHGGLYCQGGPDFYGSSVSYLGVPAHDLPDFDISAYFSSAADFIHCALSTPGAKVLVHCVVGVSRSATLVLAYLMLRHQLSLRQAVITVRQRRWVFPNRGFLRQLCQLDQQLRGTGRS